Proteins found in one Pectobacterium atrosepticum genomic segment:
- a CDS encoding single-stranded DNA-binding protein — MASRGVNKVILVGNLGQDPEVRYMPNGGAVANITLATSESWRDKQTGEQKEKTEWHRVVLFGKLAEVAGEYLRKGSQVYIEGALQTRKWADQAGVERYTTEVVVNVGGTMQMLGGRQGGGAPAGGGNAGGGQPQGGWGQPQQPQGGNQFSGGAQAQQRPAQNASSSQNNAPAQSNEPPMDFDDDIPF, encoded by the coding sequence ATGGCCAGCAGAGGCGTTAATAAAGTGATTCTTGTCGGGAATCTGGGTCAAGACCCAGAAGTCCGCTATATGCCGAATGGTGGTGCAGTTGCCAACATCACGCTGGCTACGTCGGAAAGCTGGCGTGACAAGCAAACCGGTGAGCAGAAAGAGAAGACCGAATGGCACCGTGTGGTTCTGTTTGGCAAGCTGGCAGAAGTCGCGGGCGAATACCTGCGTAAAGGCTCTCAGGTCTACATCGAAGGCGCACTGCAAACCCGTAAATGGGCCGATCAGGCTGGCGTAGAGCGCTACACCACCGAAGTCGTCGTTAACGTCGGCGGCACCATGCAGATGCTAGGTGGACGTCAGGGCGGCGGCGCACCAGCAGGCGGTGGCAATGCAGGTGGCGGTCAGCCACAAGGCGGCTGGGGTCAACCTCAGCAACCGCAGGGCGGAAACCAGTTCAGCGGCGGCGCACAAGCTCAGCAGCGCCCAGCTCAGAACGCATCTTCCTCACAAAATAATGCCCCGGCACAAAGCAACGAACCACCAATGGATTTCGACGACGATATTCCTTTCTAA
- the uvrA gene encoding excinuclease ABC subunit UvrA: MDKIEVRGARTHNLKNINLIIPRDKLIVITGLSGSGKSSLAFDTLYAEGQRRYVESLSAYARQFLSLMEKPDVDHIEGLSPAISIEQKSTSHNPRSTVGTITEIHDYLRLLFARVGEPRCPEHDVPLDAQTVSQMVDNVLAQPEGKRLMLLAPIVKDRKGEHSKTLENLASQGYIRARIDGEVCDLSDPPKLELQKKHTIEVVVDRFKVREDLAQRLAESFETALDLSGGSVVVADMDDPTQPELLFSANFACPVCGYSMHELEPRMFSFNNPAGACPSCDGLGVQQFFDPARVVQNAELSLAGGAIRGWDRRNFYYFQMLRSLAEHYKFDVDAPFEGLSAAVQKVILYGSGKENVEFKYINDRGDTSVRRHPFEGVLHNMERRYKETESTAVREELAKFISNRSCASCGGTRLREEARNVFVEQTTLPQISDMSIGHAMTFFKNMKLSGQRAQIAEKVLKEIGDRLKFLVNVGLNYLSLSRSAETLSGGEAQRIRLASQIGAGLVGVMYVLDEPSIGLHQRDNERLLETLVHLRDLGNTVIVVEHDEDAIRAADHVIDIGPGAGVHGGQIVAEGTMDEIMAVPGSLTGQFLSGKRKIEIPKQRVPADPTKVLKLIGAKGNNLKDVTLTLPVGLFTCVTGVSGSGKSTLINDTLFPLAQRQLNGATLAEPAAYREIQGLEHFDKVIDIDQSPIGRTPRSNPATYTGIFTPIRELFAGVPESRTRGYNPGRFSFNVRGGRCEACQGDGVIKVEMHFLPDVYVPCDQCKGKRYNRETLEIKYKGKGIHEVLDMTIEEAREFFDAIPALARKLQTLIDVGLSYIRLGQSATTLSGGEAQRVKLARELSKRGTGQTLYILDEPTTGLHFADIEQLLTVLHQLRDQGNTIVVIEHNLDVIKTADWIVDLGPEGGSGGGEILVSGTPETVADCEQSHTARFLRPILAREA, from the coding sequence ATGGATAAGATCGAAGTTCGTGGTGCTCGTACCCATAATCTCAAGAATATCAATCTGATAATTCCCCGTGACAAGCTGATCGTCATCACCGGTCTGTCTGGTTCGGGTAAGTCATCGCTGGCGTTTGACACGCTGTATGCCGAAGGGCAGCGACGCTATGTGGAATCACTCTCCGCCTACGCCCGTCAATTCCTGTCACTGATGGAAAAACCGGATGTCGATCATATAGAAGGGCTGTCGCCCGCCATTTCTATCGAGCAGAAATCCACTTCACACAACCCGCGCTCTACGGTTGGGACGATTACCGAAATTCATGACTACCTGCGCCTGTTGTTTGCACGCGTGGGTGAACCGCGCTGCCCAGAGCATGATGTGCCGCTGGATGCGCAGACCGTCAGCCAGATGGTGGACAACGTGCTGGCGCAGCCGGAAGGCAAACGCCTGATGCTGCTGGCACCGATAGTGAAAGATCGCAAAGGCGAGCACAGCAAGACGCTGGAAAACCTGGCCTCACAGGGCTACATCCGCGCCCGTATAGACGGCGAGGTGTGCGATCTGTCCGATCCGCCGAAGCTGGAGTTACAGAAAAAACACACCATTGAAGTTGTCGTCGATCGCTTTAAAGTGCGAGAAGATCTGGCACAGCGGCTGGCAGAGTCGTTTGAAACCGCGCTGGATCTGTCCGGTGGTAGCGTAGTCGTGGCCGATATGGACGACCCTACGCAGCCTGAACTGCTGTTCTCGGCGAACTTTGCCTGTCCGGTGTGTGGCTACAGCATGCACGAACTGGAACCGCGTATGTTCTCGTTCAACAATCCGGCGGGGGCGTGCCCAAGCTGTGATGGTCTGGGTGTGCAACAGTTCTTCGATCCGGCTCGCGTGGTGCAAAATGCGGAGCTGTCGCTGGCGGGCGGGGCGATTCGCGGCTGGGATCGCCGCAATTTCTACTATTTCCAGATGCTGCGCTCACTGGCGGAACACTACAAGTTTGACGTCGATGCTCCGTTTGAGGGACTGAGCGCCGCGGTGCAGAAAGTGATTTTGTACGGCTCCGGTAAAGAGAACGTCGAATTCAAATATATCAACGATCGCGGCGACACCTCCGTGCGTCGTCATCCGTTCGAAGGCGTGCTGCACAACATGGAGCGCCGCTATAAAGAGACGGAATCCACGGCAGTGCGCGAAGAGCTGGCGAAATTCATCAGCAACCGCTCCTGCGCCAGCTGCGGCGGGACACGTCTGCGTGAAGAAGCGCGTAACGTGTTTGTCGAACAGACCACGCTGCCGCAGATTTCCGATATGAGCATCGGCCATGCGATGACGTTTTTCAAGAACATGAAGCTCAGTGGGCAGCGCGCCCAAATCGCCGAGAAAGTGCTGAAAGAGATTGGCGATCGGCTGAAGTTTCTGGTGAATGTCGGGCTGAACTATTTGTCGCTCTCCCGTTCGGCGGAAACGCTGTCCGGCGGTGAGGCGCAGCGTATTCGTCTGGCAAGCCAGATCGGCGCTGGGCTGGTTGGCGTCATGTACGTGCTGGATGAGCCGTCCATTGGTTTGCACCAGCGCGACAACGAGCGCCTGTTGGAAACGTTGGTTCATCTGCGCGATCTGGGCAATACCGTTATTGTGGTGGAACACGATGAAGACGCGATTCGTGCTGCCGATCATGTGATTGATATCGGCCCCGGTGCGGGCGTGCACGGCGGGCAGATTGTCGCCGAAGGCACGATGGACGAGATTATGGCGGTGCCGGGTTCGCTGACGGGTCAATTCCTTAGCGGCAAACGCAAGATTGAAATACCGAAGCAGCGCGTACCTGCGGATCCAACCAAAGTGCTGAAGCTGATCGGCGCGAAGGGCAACAACCTGAAAGACGTCACGCTGACGCTGCCGGTTGGCCTGTTTACTTGCGTCACCGGGGTGTCGGGATCGGGTAAATCTACCTTAATCAACGATACCTTGTTCCCACTGGCGCAGCGTCAGCTGAACGGCGCAACGCTGGCAGAACCTGCTGCTTACCGTGAAATTCAGGGGCTGGAGCATTTTGACAAGGTGATCGATATCGATCAAAGCCCGATCGGTCGTACGCCGCGTTCCAATCCCGCAACCTATACTGGCATTTTCACGCCGATTCGCGAGCTGTTTGCTGGTGTGCCGGAATCTCGTACCCGTGGTTATAACCCCGGTCGTTTCAGCTTTAACGTGCGCGGTGGACGCTGCGAAGCCTGTCAGGGCGACGGCGTGATCAAGGTAGAAATGCACTTCCTGCCAGATGTTTATGTGCCGTGTGACCAGTGCAAAGGCAAGCGCTATAACCGCGAAACGCTGGAAATTAAATACAAAGGCAAAGGCATCCATGAAGTGCTGGATATGACCATCGAAGAAGCGCGTGAGTTCTTTGATGCCATTCCGGCGCTGGCGCGGAAGCTGCAAACGCTGATCGACGTCGGCCTGTCTTATATTCGCCTTGGGCAGTCGGCAACCACGCTGTCCGGCGGGGAAGCGCAGCGTGTGAAACTGGCGCGTGAGCTTTCAAAACGTGGAACCGGACAGACGCTGTATATTCTCGACGAACCGACGACCGGTTTGCACTTTGCTGATATTGAACAGCTTCTTACCGTTCTGCATCAGTTGCGCGATCAGGGTAATACCATCGTGGTGATTGAACACAATCTTGATGTGATTAAAACGGCGGACTGGATTGTCGATTTAGGGCCGGAAGGCGGCAGCGGCGGCGGCGAAATTCTGGTTTCTGGCACGCCAGAAACGGTGGCGGACTGCGAACAGTCCCACACCGCGCGCTTCCTGCGACCTATTCTGGCTCGCGAAGCCTGA